In Hippoglossus stenolepis isolate QCI-W04-F060 chromosome 13, HSTE1.2, whole genome shotgun sequence, a single genomic region encodes these proteins:
- the gpm6bb gene encoding glycoprotein M6Bb isoform X3 — MGCFECCIKCLGGVPYASLVATILCFSGVALFCGCGHVALTGTVTILETHFSQVTSDHAMLTDVVQLMQYVIYGIASFFFLYGIILLAEGFYTTSAVKELHSEFKTTICGRCISGMFVFLTYILGVAWLGVFGFSAVPVFLFYNMWSTCAAMKSSIANLTDIDSICVDVRQYGIIPWNATPGKACGSTLGDICNTNEFYLSYHLYIVACAGAGATVIALIHFLMILSANWAYLKDASQMHAYQDIKMKEERELQDITSRSKECLNSYT; from the exons GTTGCTTCGAGTGCTGCATCAAATGTCTAGGCGGCGTGCCGTACGCGTCGCTGGTGGCCACGATCCTCTGCTTCTCAGGTGTCGCCTTGTTCTGCGGATGTGGCCACGTGGCGCTCACTGGCACCGTGACCATCCTGGAAACCCACTTCTCCCAGGTCACCAGTGATCACGCCATGCTGACTGATGT AGTACAGCTGATGCAGTACGTCATCTATGGCATCGCttcctttttcttcctgtaCGGGATCATTCTGCTGGCCGAGGGCTTCTACACAACCAGTGCAGTCAAGGAGCTGCACAGCGAGTTCAAGACCACCATCTGTGGACGCTGCATCAGTGGAATG tttgtcttcctcaCATACATCCTGGGCGTGGCCTGGCTCGGTGTGTTCGGCTTCTCCGCGGTGCCCGTCTTCCTCTTCTACAACATGTGGTCCACCTGTGCTGCCATGAAGTCTTCCATTGCCAACCTCACCGACATCGACTCCATCTGCGTGGATGTTCGTCAATATG GAATCATCCCATGGAATGCCACGCCAGGCAAGGCCTGCGGATCTACGCTAGGTGACATCTGCAACACCAATGAG TTCTACCTGTCCTATCACCTGTACATCGTAGCGTGCGCTGGGGCAGGAGCCACCGTGATCGCTCTG ATCCACTTCCTCATGATTCTCTCCGCAAACTGGGCCTACCTTAAGGACGCCAGTCAAATGCATGCCTACCAAGACATCAAAATGAAGGAAGAGCGGGAGCTGCAGGACATCACCTCACGCTCAAAGGAATGCCTCAATTCCTACACATAA
- the gpm6bb gene encoding glycoprotein M6Bb isoform X1, producing METPSEENQEQGQDKRGCFECCIKCLGGVPYASLVATILCFSGVALFCGCGHVALTGTVTILETHFSQVTSDHAMLTDVVQLMQYVIYGIASFFFLYGIILLAEGFYTTSAVKELHSEFKTTICGRCISGMFVFLTYILGVAWLGVFGFSAVPVFLFYNMWSTCAAMKSSIANLTDIDSICVDVRQYGIIPWNATPGKACGSTLGDICNTNEFYLSYHLYIVACAGAGATVIALIHFLMILSANWAYLKDASQMHAYQDIKMKEERELQDITSRSKECLNSYT from the exons ATGGAAACTCCATCAGAGGAAAACCAGGAGCAGGGTCAGGACAAAAGAG GTTGCTTCGAGTGCTGCATCAAATGTCTAGGCGGCGTGCCGTACGCGTCGCTGGTGGCCACGATCCTCTGCTTCTCAGGTGTCGCCTTGTTCTGCGGATGTGGCCACGTGGCGCTCACTGGCACCGTGACCATCCTGGAAACCCACTTCTCCCAGGTCACCAGTGATCACGCCATGCTGACTGATGT AGTACAGCTGATGCAGTACGTCATCTATGGCATCGCttcctttttcttcctgtaCGGGATCATTCTGCTGGCCGAGGGCTTCTACACAACCAGTGCAGTCAAGGAGCTGCACAGCGAGTTCAAGACCACCATCTGTGGACGCTGCATCAGTGGAATG tttgtcttcctcaCATACATCCTGGGCGTGGCCTGGCTCGGTGTGTTCGGCTTCTCCGCGGTGCCCGTCTTCCTCTTCTACAACATGTGGTCCACCTGTGCTGCCATGAAGTCTTCCATTGCCAACCTCACCGACATCGACTCCATCTGCGTGGATGTTCGTCAATATG GAATCATCCCATGGAATGCCACGCCAGGCAAGGCCTGCGGATCTACGCTAGGTGACATCTGCAACACCAATGAG TTCTACCTGTCCTATCACCTGTACATCGTAGCGTGCGCTGGGGCAGGAGCCACCGTGATCGCTCTG ATCCACTTCCTCATGATTCTCTCCGCAAACTGGGCCTACCTTAAGGACGCCAGTCAAATGCATGCCTACCAAGACATCAAAATGAAGGAAGAGCGGGAGCTGCAGGACATCACCTCACGCTCAAAGGAATGCCTCAATTCCTACACATAA
- the gpm6bb gene encoding glycoprotein M6Bb isoform X2 — translation METPSEENQEQGQDKRGCFECCIKCLGGVPYASLVATILCFSGVALFCGCGHVALTGTVTILETHFSQVTSDHAMLTDVVQLMQYVIYGIASFFFLYGIILLAEGFYTTSAVKELHSEFKTTICGRCISGMFVFLTYILGVAWLGVFGFSAVPVFLFYNMWSTCAAMKSSIANLTDIDSICVDVRQYGIIPWNATPGKACGSTLGDICNTNEFYLSYHLYIVACAGAGATVIALLIYMMATTYNFAVLKFKSREDCCTKF, via the exons ATGGAAACTCCATCAGAGGAAAACCAGGAGCAGGGTCAGGACAAAAGAG GTTGCTTCGAGTGCTGCATCAAATGTCTAGGCGGCGTGCCGTACGCGTCGCTGGTGGCCACGATCCTCTGCTTCTCAGGTGTCGCCTTGTTCTGCGGATGTGGCCACGTGGCGCTCACTGGCACCGTGACCATCCTGGAAACCCACTTCTCCCAGGTCACCAGTGATCACGCCATGCTGACTGATGT AGTACAGCTGATGCAGTACGTCATCTATGGCATCGCttcctttttcttcctgtaCGGGATCATTCTGCTGGCCGAGGGCTTCTACACAACCAGTGCAGTCAAGGAGCTGCACAGCGAGTTCAAGACCACCATCTGTGGACGCTGCATCAGTGGAATG tttgtcttcctcaCATACATCCTGGGCGTGGCCTGGCTCGGTGTGTTCGGCTTCTCCGCGGTGCCCGTCTTCCTCTTCTACAACATGTGGTCCACCTGTGCTGCCATGAAGTCTTCCATTGCCAACCTCACCGACATCGACTCCATCTGCGTGGATGTTCGTCAATATG GAATCATCCCATGGAATGCCACGCCAGGCAAGGCCTGCGGATCTACGCTAGGTGACATCTGCAACACCAATGAG TTCTACCTGTCCTATCACCTGTACATCGTAGCGTGCGCTGGGGCAGGAGCCACCGTGATCGCTCTG CTGATCTACATGATGGCTACCACTTATAACTTTGCTGTTTTGAAGTTTAAGAGTCGAGAAGACTGCTGCACTAAgttttaa